ATCGCTATAAATAGTGGAATGACAGCGTTGATAGACAGTTTATGTATAGATTTCATTGGTAAACAGAACAAATACCTAAGAAATGCCGTAGATAAAGAGCTTGCCCGCCCACGGGAAGAATTTGACGCTAAAGTATATGTTTTTAACCGGGCTGTGGAAAGGTCTAGAATGGATAGCGTACACGGTTATTACCCAAGCAATTTAACTTCAGCAGACTTCCTGCCCATCAATGATACCGGTGAAATCGTGGTAACAGAGGAATATAAAGCATTGGTGAAGGAGCAGTTCAATAAATATATAACCAATGAGAAGGATGCCGAAATTTTAACCTTGGTAAAAAACCTATTAAAGGAATGGGACGAAATGAAGTCTAAGTTGGGGGACTATTCTTATCATCTATTATCTAGTATGAAAACGGATGGTCCTGACGGTTCGACCTTGAAAATGCCTTCAAGTACAACTCTTGCATGGATAATTGAAGAAAGGAAAAAAACAACTAAATAAATAAGGAGGAAATAAATATGGATTTACATAGAATTGCCCAAAAAGTAGTAGCTGATCAAAAAAAGAAAGAACAAGAAGGGGCTCAAAAAGCTTCTGCTAGCGAAATGGTTGATCTAATGAAACAGATGGCCGCGGAACTACAGGCTTTAAAGAGCGCGAATCCCACATCCGGTCAGGCTGATAAATTAAACCAAAGTAGAAAAGAGGATCTTTTACTAGCAATTACAGAATCGAGCAAAGAACACAAGCAAAAGGTATTGAGGAGCTTCGAAAGGATGAGTTTCACGTCGGACGACGACTTTAACCAATTCCTTGAAGATGAAAAGGCGTACGTGCAAACACTTCAGCAACAGGAATCGAATTCGAAGCTTGGAAAGGATTTTCCCAAGCCGGGTATACCTGGTAATTCTGGCGTCGCCTCTATTGACGACCCGGTACTTGACGAGGTTATGAAGAATATTCGTATTTAACATTACCGCCCCTGGTAAACAGGGGCGTTTAATTTAATGTAACGATGAATAAAAAAAACAGCCCCCCCCTACTCACCAAAGAACCGGTCGTCATAACCAACATGGATGATGTTCAGCAGTGGAAGGCAACTTACCTATCCCTAATACCCGCAGTGGACCTAATTAGGAAATGTTACAATGAGTTGTCTACTGTCACAAAAGATAGTTTTTCGCAAGGCACACTGGTTAAAATCTATAAGGACCCGGCCTTTATTCAAGATGTAGTTGACAAAATTGAAAGCCACTACGGCACGAAAGATTTTGTCTTATATATGGCGAAGGTTGAAAAGCTATATCAAGCGATAGATGCTTTTAAAGGTATAATTAAGCTCGATAAAAACCAGCACAGCAACATTGACGGCCGACCATTCGGTAAAGACGATCTCCTACACCCTTCAAATTATCACTTTGATGGCGATAGGCTAGTGTGGTCAGGTCAATACGAAATGTATGTTAAGTATTATTTTCGAGAGTACATCATTTGTGAAGATTAAGTTTGCTATCGGGCTTACTCGATTTTAGGCTATCAAAACAAACATTTATACCCTGAAATCATAGGTTCGAATCCTCATCACTCTCACAAAAGCGCAAATAAATATTCTTATCTGGACTATACAGGTGTATTTTTTATTTTAGGCAGCAATTTTGGTAGCAAACAACCTTCAATTCGTTGCCTTATTTTATTTTGTTTTTCCGATTGGCCTGATTGAACACTATCCGTTTTCGTAAGTGCTCGCTTCTACCCTACTTTTATATAGTGTTTTCAAGAGATATAAAAATGAATAAGGAGTTTTTAAGGATTAATGATGCCGCTGAGTTTCTCGGTATTACTAAAAAAGCGTTGTATATACAGGTGTCTAGAGGTAATATCACCCCTTTACGTCGCGGAAAGCTGTTATATTTCAAACAGTCATATTTAAGATCACTAATAGAAGGAGAAGTATAATATGCCTGAGTTAAAGTATGTTATTACCGCTAGGGATGATAAAAGCCTTGAAAAAGCCTTGAAGCGGGCAAATAAAATGGCTGCGGATGCCGGCAAGGCAATGACGGACGCCGCCGATAAAGGCGCAAGCGGATCTAAAAAACAGGCGGAGGCTGCGAAAGAGGTTACTAAAGCCGTACAGGAACAGGGAGAGGCCGCTGCAAAAGCGGCAAAAGACGTTACGGAAGGAACCGATAAAGCTACCGAAAGTGTAAAAAAAGAGGCCGCTGCACTAAAAGAAGTTGACAAAGCAGCGAAAGATGCCCATGATTCGCTGTTATCTGCCGCCGGTGCCGTAAAGTACATGGACGAAGAAACGCAGAAACTTACCCAACAGAACGCTAAGCAGTTAGCCGTTTTAAGTCAAGTTGGCAACAAATACAAAAACTTGGTAAGCGATAGTATTTCCGGTTTTGAGGCACTGTCCGCCACTACTCAACGTCAGTACGATAGACTGTCAAAATTGGAAATTGAATTAACCAATATAGCTGCTGCTCAGAAAGATCTATCGAAATCCTATGATTCCGGGAATATCACCCAAAAACAATTCCTTGAAGGCTCTAGAGCGCTTTCTGTACAGGAAAATGAAACCCGGCAGCGTATCTCGCAACTTAACGCCGAGATACAGCGAAACAGCAACATTGAGCGAGCAGCTATAGGATCTATTGCAGAAAAGACCGCAAAATTAACGCAGCTCCAGCAAGAATATACCGCCCTGTCTCAAGCTCAGCGGGAAAATGAAAAAGTTGGCGGCAGGCTCCGTAAAGAATACCAGGCCCTGTCAAAAGAAGTAGAAGGACTGAACAAAGATCTGCAGGGATCATCGGTCGGGGGATTGGGCGGGCTTCTAACCGGACTCAAGGGGATAGCAGCTGCGGCAGGAATTGCTTTTGGTACGCAGCAATTAATCAGTTTCGGTATGGAGCTGTTTGATATAGCTAAGAAGTCAGAAGGTGTGAGGATAGCTTTTGCACGAATAGGTGATTCAAATGATCTTCAAAACTTACGCGAAGCAACAAAGGGTACCGTAAACGATTTAGAGCTCATGCAAGCAGCTGTACGGGCAAAAAATTTCAAGATCCCGTTGGATGTACTGGCAAAAGGATTACAGTTTGCGAAACAGCGTGCTTCTGATACCGGAAAAGAAGTAGATTTCCTGGTCAACTCTTTTGTAGATGGTATTGGGAGAAAATCATCACTCGTATTGGACAACCTTGGTATATCTGCTTCGGAGTTACAACAGGAAATTAAAAAAACTGGTGATTTCGCTCAAGCGGCAGGGAATATCATACAGCGGGAAATGGAGGCCGGTGGGCGTGCGGTTACCACGTTGTCTGACAGATCCAGCGCTCTAGCCACTATTTGGGCGAATCTTAAGACTCAGATAGCCGGCGTCTTCTCGTCTTTTGACACAGACAAGATAGGCCGTATGACAAAAGCTTTTGAAAGAAACAATCCAATAGATAGGCTCAATCCGGAACAGCGCGTTAGGGCCATAGAGATTCAAGGTGAAAAGATCATCAAGGTGCAGCAAAAGATTGATGAACTGGAGGAGAAAGCTTCAAGAAGGGATGCGTCCCGCACCTCCGGTGAGCAAGCATCGATAATGGCGGAAATACAGCGCCTACGTGAGCGGGAACAATGGTTATCAAACGGTTTGAGCTATCTTAGAGAGCAGAATAGAGAGCTTGCCAAACAGGAGCGTATTTCAAATGGGTTGGTATCCAATGAAGAGCTGAAGCAACAAATACAGGCAAAGCAGTTAGAGGCTGACCAGCTGATTGTTTTCGGCAAATATGATGAGAAACGGCTAAAGGCTCTGAATAAAGAGATAACCGACCTGCAGGCTTTACTTGACAAGAGGACAGGTAAGCAGGATAAAAAAGATAGTGAATCGGCTATAAAAGCATTAGAGCAGGAAGGGAAGGAACGTAAACGGATATTGGAGCAGTATGCGGATGTTACTACGGAATATACCCGTAAAGGAATGAACGAAGACGAGGCTCAGATACAGTCAGTCCGCGATAAATACTCGAAGATACGCAAGATAATTGCCGATTTCAATGCAAAAGCCAAAGGTGAAAAAATAGGTCTGGACGGTATAGATATTGATGAGCAGCGCGCTATAGACAATCTTAAGTATCGTCAGGAAACGGAGCGATATATGCAGTCTCTCGAAGAACAAAAGGTATTATTTCAAAATTACGAATCATTTAAGACAAAGTACGGCCAAGATGAAGCGGATAAGCGCTACTCACAAGATCTAGATGGATTTAAATCGTATGTTGATAAACTCCAAGACGAAATGAAAAAGCTGGAAGATACCGGAGCAACCAGAGATCTTACAGGCCCTGAGCAGGAGCGTTTAAAAGCCCAAAAGGAAGAACTGAAGAAAGCTAATGCAGATGTTGCCAAACAGGAAGAACAACGGTACATCGAAGCTTTTGAGGCGGCTATTACCCATAATCAGCGAATGCTTGAAATTGACAGGGATTACCATACTAAAGTGAAAGCTTTAGGCGAAACCGCATCTAAGGATCAATTGGCAGAGTTAAAACGCGTCAGAGATCAGCGCGTGAGCGAGGAAACTTCTGCGAACCTAGCTATCATTAACGATTGGGAAAATATGTTTTCGGTAATGGAAGGTTTAGGGCGGAAATCTGTTCAAACGTACCTAGATCAAGTTCAGGAAAGGGTTGACGCAGAACACAAAGCCGGTAAACTTTCGCCAAAGGATTATCAGGAATGGATTGATAAGTTGAATCAGAGTAATGAACAACTGATGCACCGCAACCCTTTCATAGCACTTACTACCCACATAAAGCGGTACATCAAGGCGTTATCCGATAGTAACAAAAAGGAATCGGAAAAACTGGAACTGCTGCGAAAAATCGGTGCCGCTGCAAATGTTGCTTTCGGAGATTTGAACAATGTAGCTTATACGTTAGCAGACGGTTTGCGAGAGGCGGGTATAGGTGGAGATAGACTAGTTGAAACTTTAGGGCGGGTTGGTAATGTTCTAGGAGGGCTCTCTGAGCTTGGTGAGGGTTTAGCCACTAAAAATCCGGTTACAATAATTACAGGCGCTATACGTACCCTATCGAGTGTTATTGGATTATTCAATACCAAAGATAAGCGTATCCAAAAACAGATTGAAGGCTATGAGAATGCGCTTAAATCACTGGAAAGGCAGTATACCCAGCTACAGAGATCGATCGAAAACAGTGTTGGGAATTCATTCTACGATGACAGTGCGGCTGCAGTCAATAACCTACGTCAACAAATAAAAAATCTGGAAGCGGCACGGGACGCCGAAAGCCGGAAGAAAAAAGCCGACCAGGGGAAAATAGAAGCTTACAACGACCAGATAAATGCCGTCAATAATACAATACAGGACCTTCAAAAAAGCATAAGCGAAAATCTGTTACAAACAAACTTCAAGACCTTATCCGACAACCTAGCCAATGCTCTTTTAAGCGCCTTTGAAGCAGGTGAGGATGGTATAGAGTCAATGAATAAAACATTTGACGCCTTTATTAAGAATGCTCTGGCCAATAGTCTCAAACTAGCCATGATAGAGCCTCTTATGGAACAGATGACCAAAGATTTAACAGACTACATGCTGAACAACAATAAGTCGCTTGTGGGCTATGATTTTACCGGCTGGAGGGATCAACTCAACGAAGCGGGCAAAGATTTCAATAAAGCACTCGAAGAAGCATATAAAGGGTTGGGTCTCACGACGGAAAAAGAATCTCAACCGCGCGGCATGTCCGGGATGATCGGCCGCGCAATAACTGAGGACACAGCCAACAAATGGATGGGCGTCCAGCTGAATATGTACACTATAGCGAAAAATCAATTCGCGGAAATACAGTCGCATTCAAAATTGATGCAGTCATACGTGTCGATAGCTCAAAAGAATCTCGATACCGCCTTGGGTATCGAGAGAAATACGGCTGAAACAGTAGGACAACTTAAAGTAGTGGTAAATAGGTTGGACTTAGTGGTCACTAACACTCGCCCGCAATATGACCTTGCAAGAAATAAAGGATTGGGATAAATAAGATAAAAATGAATAGAGAACAATTGATAAAAGATGCTAAATCTGCCGGTATAAGCCCGGATTGTTTGAAGAGGCTACATAGATGCAACACAGAAGAAAATCTGATACAGTTCTATAAGGATGCTATTGATTTCGGTATGGAGCATAATTTTCCGTCTTGTGGGTTCTGGAAGGATAACAGCCCAAATAAAGAAGAGTATGGTATACATGTGGATGAGACATTCACTTCAAAAAATCACGAATTTAACGTGCTATTGGGAAGTTGTGACGCTAATTTAATCTTTGATGGTTACACTGTAGCTCAGGCGTATGTAAAGGATAATTCCAGCGTGGCAATATTGGCATCTGATAAAGTCTATGTAATGATCGATTGTTTTGACGATAGCGCTGTAAATATTGATGCCTCCGAAAAATCAAAGGTAGTGGCCAATGTTTACGGGAATGCTGTTGTAACATGGACTGATCGATCAAAAGGCGCTGTGATCGTTAATCAGAAGAATAAGGCATGCTATTGATTTTTTAGCACCTTCGCACAGGTTTAGGTTGATTTGACCCTTCCATACGAAAGCCCAAGTAGTTAAGGAGGGGTTCTTGATTATGTAAAACTTAGGGCAGCTGATGCTCTGATTACCGTCCGTACCTACCACGTGCGGGCGGTTGATGATATCGTTGTGGTTATAGAGATCATTCGGGGGGTTCTTTAGAGGTGTAATCCAGGTACTCAGCATGTACCAAACCGTCAATAGAGTCAGTTAGATGTTGAATTTTGTCATCTAGGATGCGATCCCATATTACGTTGGTCGGGTAGCTATCACACTCTGTAATGCAGCCATTCTCCACCTTCATACGGAAGCAATGAGCTTGCATTCTATTAGGATTTAGTTTTTTACGATAGGTGCCGCTTATTTCTCCATTTTTATCGTTCAGATC
This Olivibacter sp. SDN3 DNA region includes the following protein-coding sequences:
- a CDS encoding helix-turn-helix domain-containing protein, yielding MNKEFLRINDAAEFLGITKKALYIQVSRGNITPLRRGKLLYFKQSYLRSLIEGEV